A portion of the Rubritalea squalenifaciens DSM 18772 genome contains these proteins:
- a CDS encoding serine/threonine protein kinase, with translation MNQFTPPQPEELNNLFSAYRVDGFIAQGGMGAVYHGTQVSLDRPVAIKILPDVFGEDPSYRQSFETEAKAMARLNHPNLVGIYDFGELDGMLYIIMEYVQGRSLHESAHGQVVEEEEAARLILDICRGLEHAHEAGLIHRDIKPANILIDDQVRPKIVDFGLARPLEGDEGGGVVFGTPGYTAPEVLNHPENVDQRSDIYSVGVMLYELLTGGMPVDPYMSPSEAAEADERFDNIVARAIQPDPEHRYSSVSEMAEDLEELLRSLTNPEPVPSPPTSRLLTTANTPAAMGARPLAGATVGALRTPAPTYLASSKKKSPVVPLLLVAGLAVVGVVAYNSMSKQDEPAPTPVATETAEQEAARIRAEKEADMEKQREARRLKKQQEEELRLAKAAEREAEMRAFKAELQAGRGRVAEPEEVSRPVVVEDAEIQTFDHKAFIKGLRQDVVIHNSSTVEEYNEEIAKNIDRYNREIKRAVRKLNNGERDGVEMKAEAFYGAMQQNQYIPEKVSGEHFVITRSHFEYFRDQRDIDQRYEQQFSTMRSEYVRACEKKLKELDAQAQKEGIEALKAEVESIREDKTRIRLIARGLPLPDEQAGS, from the coding sequence ATGAATCAATTTACCCCACCTCAACCTGAGGAACTTAATAATCTTTTTTCTGCCTACCGTGTCGATGGATTCATCGCACAGGGAGGAATGGGTGCCGTGTACCATGGTACACAGGTCTCCCTGGACCGTCCCGTGGCGATCAAGATTTTACCAGACGTGTTTGGAGAAGATCCAAGCTATCGTCAGTCCTTTGAAACAGAAGCCAAGGCGATGGCTCGTCTCAACCATCCTAACCTGGTCGGAATCTATGATTTCGGTGAGCTGGATGGCATGCTCTACATCATCATGGAATACGTGCAGGGGAGATCCTTGCATGAATCGGCCCATGGCCAGGTGGTGGAAGAGGAAGAGGCCGCCCGTCTTATTCTGGATATCTGCCGCGGTCTGGAGCACGCCCATGAGGCAGGCCTGATTCACCGGGATATCAAGCCGGCCAATATCCTGATTGATGATCAGGTGCGCCCGAAAATCGTGGATTTCGGTCTGGCGAGACCGCTCGAGGGTGATGAAGGAGGCGGTGTCGTCTTTGGTACGCCTGGCTATACCGCTCCAGAGGTGCTCAATCATCCGGAGAACGTGGACCAGCGTTCGGACATCTATTCCGTGGGTGTCATGCTCTATGAGCTACTCACTGGTGGAATGCCTGTGGATCCTTACATGAGCCCGAGCGAGGCTGCGGAGGCCGATGAGCGCTTTGATAACATTGTAGCTCGAGCCATCCAGCCGGATCCGGAACACAGATACTCATCTGTCTCTGAAATGGCTGAGGATCTCGAGGAACTCCTTCGCTCACTGACCAATCCTGAGCCAGTCCCGTCACCTCCAACCAGCCGCTTGCTCACCACTGCCAATACGCCGGCAGCCATGGGGGCTCGGCCACTTGCTGGAGCTACCGTAGGTGCTCTACGTACCCCGGCTCCAACCTATCTGGCTTCCAGTAAAAAGAAGAGCCCAGTAGTTCCTCTCCTGCTGGTGGCAGGTCTGGCGGTAGTCGGTGTCGTGGCTTATAATTCCATGTCCAAGCAGGATGAGCCTGCGCCAACTCCAGTAGCGACAGAGACTGCCGAGCAGGAAGCCGCGCGCATCCGTGCGGAAAAAGAGGCCGATATGGAGAAGCAGCGTGAAGCCCGCAGGCTCAAAAAGCAGCAGGAAGAAGAACTGCGCCTCGCCAAGGCGGCTGAGCGCGAGGCGGAAATGCGTGCCTTCAAAGCTGAACTCCAGGCAGGCCGTGGCAGAGTCGCGGAGCCTGAGGAGGTTTCGAGGCCTGTAGTTGTCGAGGATGCAGAGATCCAGACATTTGACCACAAGGCCTTCATCAAGGGCTTGAGACAGGATGTCGTCATTCACAATTCCTCCACAGTAGAAGAATACAATGAAGAGATCGCCAAGAACATCGACCGCTACAATCGTGAGATCAAGCGTGCGGTGCGCAAGCTGAACAATGGCGAGCGTGACGGGGTGGAAATGAAGGCCGAGGCCTTCTATGGCGCGATGCAGCAGAACCAGTACATCCCTGAGAAAGTTTCTGGTGAGCACTTCGTCATTACGCGTTCCCACTTTGAGTATTTCAGAGACCAGCGGGACATCGACCAGCGTTACGAGCAGCAGTTCAGCACCATGCGTTCTGAGTATGTGAGGGCTTGCGAGAAGAAGCTCAAGGAGCTGGATGCCCAAGCACAGAAAGAGGGTATCGAGGCGCTTAAGGCTGAGGTCGAGTCCATCCGCGAGGATAAGACGAGAATCCGTCTGATTGCCAGAGGACTGCCTCTTCCTGATGAGCAGGCCGGTTCCTAA
- a CDS encoding tetratricopeptide repeat protein, giving the protein MKGIIYGVIGAAIAYLVIHVYRTAGPEDVFLRMSVSILAGLYIGLMFITYALPLISDAVARLLYSDPGGEPEIEDPMHDGRALMAQGDYAGALKEFRKVTETDTENRMPWIEMAKIQLTQMEDPDGAVAILKEGLESHEWRVNDAAYFMFRMAEIHLKEREDKDSAVNILRQVIELFPETRHSANATHQLRELGAL; this is encoded by the coding sequence ATGAAGGGAATTATCTACGGCGTCATCGGTGCTGCTATCGCATATTTGGTTATCCACGTCTACCGGACAGCGGGGCCGGAGGATGTCTTCCTGAGGATGAGTGTTTCGATTCTCGCTGGTCTCTACATCGGCCTAATGTTTATTACTTATGCGCTGCCTCTTATCTCGGATGCGGTCGCCCGTCTCCTCTACAGTGATCCTGGTGGTGAGCCTGAGATCGAGGATCCTATGCACGATGGACGGGCCTTGATGGCTCAGGGAGATTACGCAGGTGCACTCAAGGAATTCCGTAAAGTCACGGAGACGGATACTGAGAACCGTATGCCTTGGATCGAAATGGCCAAGATCCAGCTGACGCAAATGGAAGACCCTGATGGTGCGGTAGCTATACTCAAGGAAGGCCTGGAAAGCCATGAGTGGAGAGTCAATGACGCTGCCTACTTCATGTTCCGCATGGCGGAGATCCATCTCAAAGAACGTGAGGACAAGGATTCTGCCGTGAATATCCTCAGGCAAGTGATCGAGCTCTTTCCTGAGACTCGTCATTCGGCCAATGCGACCCATCAGCTCCGCGAGCTTGGTGCTCTCTAA
- a CDS encoding globin: protein MDEESIMNLVGRAGIERMTKAFYAKVKDDDILGPMYPEADMAGAEERLRDFLLFRLAADETYLQKRGHPRLRARHMPFTIGIKERDRWVELMDAAMVEAEIPAEAATALSKFFAQVADFMRNTPEGGGVHFNPRANQ, encoded by the coding sequence ATGGACGAAGAAAGCATCATGAATCTGGTTGGTCGAGCCGGAATTGAAAGAATGACGAAAGCGTTTTACGCCAAAGTGAAGGATGACGACATTCTCGGACCCATGTACCCTGAAGCGGACATGGCCGGAGCCGAGGAGCGCCTGAGGGACTTCCTTCTCTTTCGTCTAGCCGCCGATGAAACCTATCTGCAGAAACGTGGCCACCCCAGACTAAGGGCTAGGCACATGCCTTTCACCATCGGCATCAAGGAGCGAGACCGCTGGGTGGAGCTGATGGACGCCGCCATGGTAGAGGCTGAAATCCCAGCCGAAGCAGCCACAGCACTCTCGAAGTTTTTTGCCCAAGTGGCGGACTTCATGCGCAACACGCCGGAAGGCGGCGGGGTCCATTTCAATCCCCGCGCCAACCAGTAA
- a CDS encoding protein kinase domain-containing protein translates to MTHNPHDQIHFEAPSLEEVESLLPKYHFESFIAKGGMGAVYKATQISLDRPVAIKVLPKEFGADASFRESFETEAKMMARLNHPNLIAVYDFGEIEGLLYIVMELVPGKSLYEKAYGKAIKQETAIDIIRQICEGLDHAHESGVLHRDIKPANILLKKKIPKIGDFGLARAVGNSESGGVIYGTPGYTAPEVLNSPDNVDQRADIYSVGIMLYELLTGAKPEGPYQAVHTHVDCDQRLDKVIRKAINPNMRLRFSTAKEMGDELAEILRTLSAPPTGGLRAAPAAKKSSVNLGVPGTAARQTGAKLKPAAQPVTPAAKLATPGAAGAAPARPATPSTAKVDVTGNSTVTRNIVIIIILLVAIYVAQDQLSKRKERVAQQQEQIDREEAQRKKEREDIIAAQKAQYQNGNRQNDNSGSTSPKPKPKPAPKPLTKLEALESLKDVLASGRRPLSEMPKETFYLSSKSRMLLYVQTPMTWQQADQWCRAHGAYLATVRDSADAASIAEKIPAATTAWVGAGKAGRNLWAWSDGTVYANDLGLRKTSKLFYVGLSSDAIFELLNSKDKQPFVMEWRVDGSQPGGIRERLQFTRQTLNQIDPIYPPGTYSIGSRNFCLVYEPSTFAQARSLAKDAGGELFVPTDQTELEAVKEFLAETLPAGEMAWIGGQRSGDKWTWITGEPWSFANWDQNYPGDGKLVAAFGAESSPWRDLTSSDRVSYILIEWSKDKAKFTPEQLSEDAANVNASFASLRTKAEQLLAKENTAREEQHAENIKRLEWDIDTYFNGLTKGDKEIQGKLLEALKTTFVGKERLPDEIENKGPSQKVRGFTSYGYDKQQRIEKEFLADVDKIRMAYIRQLKKVRDDLVSKGQITASRSVEDEISAAQKSTKSFLELMGVE, encoded by the coding sequence ATGACCCACAATCCTCACGACCAGATTCACTTCGAGGCGCCCTCGCTGGAAGAAGTAGAATCTTTACTACCCAAGTATCACTTTGAGTCGTTCATCGCCAAAGGTGGCATGGGCGCTGTATACAAAGCTACTCAAATTTCCCTGGATAGGCCGGTAGCTATCAAAGTGCTGCCAAAGGAATTCGGAGCAGACGCTTCTTTCCGCGAATCTTTCGAGACAGAGGCCAAGATGATGGCCCGTCTCAATCATCCAAACCTGATTGCCGTTTATGATTTCGGTGAAATCGAAGGCTTGCTCTACATTGTCATGGAGCTTGTCCCCGGTAAGTCCCTTTACGAAAAGGCCTACGGTAAGGCGATCAAGCAAGAGACTGCGATCGATATCATCCGCCAGATCTGTGAAGGTCTGGATCACGCTCATGAGTCCGGCGTTCTCCACCGTGACATCAAGCCGGCCAATATTCTCCTGAAGAAGAAAATTCCGAAGATTGGTGACTTTGGTCTCGCCCGAGCCGTTGGAAACTCTGAGTCTGGCGGTGTCATCTACGGAACTCCTGGCTACACAGCACCCGAGGTACTTAACAGCCCGGACAATGTAGACCAGCGTGCGGATATCTACTCTGTGGGCATCATGCTCTATGAGCTTCTGACTGGAGCCAAGCCGGAAGGCCCTTATCAGGCCGTCCACACTCATGTCGATTGTGACCAGCGCCTGGACAAAGTGATCCGCAAGGCGATCAACCCGAACATGAGGTTGCGCTTTTCGACGGCCAAGGAAATGGGCGACGAACTCGCTGAAATCCTGCGTACTCTTTCAGCACCGCCGACAGGGGGGCTCCGAGCTGCGCCTGCGGCGAAGAAGTCTTCAGTCAATCTCGGGGTTCCCGGGACCGCTGCACGCCAAACCGGTGCCAAGCTGAAACCTGCGGCCCAGCCTGTGACGCCTGCCGCAAAGCTGGCCACGCCCGGAGCTGCAGGTGCCGCACCTGCCAGGCCGGCGACTCCGTCTACCGCCAAGGTGGATGTGACCGGCAATAGCACGGTGACACGGAATATCGTGATCATCATCATTCTTCTGGTGGCGATCTATGTGGCTCAGGACCAGCTCTCCAAACGCAAGGAGCGCGTTGCTCAGCAGCAGGAGCAGATCGACAGGGAAGAGGCTCAAAGGAAAAAAGAGCGTGAGGACATCATCGCTGCCCAGAAAGCTCAATATCAGAACGGGAACAGACAGAATGATAATTCTGGATCAACGAGCCCGAAGCCTAAGCCAAAGCCGGCTCCGAAGCCCTTGACCAAACTTGAGGCTCTGGAGAGTTTGAAAGACGTCTTGGCAAGCGGACGCCGTCCGCTGAGCGAGATGCCCAAGGAGACCTTCTACCTGAGTAGCAAGTCTCGCATGCTTCTTTATGTGCAGACACCAATGACTTGGCAGCAAGCCGATCAGTGGTGCCGCGCGCACGGCGCATATCTCGCCACCGTGCGTGATAGTGCGGATGCAGCGTCCATCGCAGAGAAAATTCCAGCCGCCACTACCGCCTGGGTCGGAGCTGGTAAAGCTGGCAGAAACCTCTGGGCCTGGTCAGATGGTACCGTGTATGCCAATGACTTGGGATTGCGTAAGACAAGCAAGCTCTTCTACGTGGGGCTGAGCTCAGATGCCATTTTTGAGCTGCTCAATTCCAAGGACAAGCAGCCTTTCGTGATGGAGTGGCGTGTAGATGGCAGTCAGCCTGGTGGTATCCGCGAGCGACTCCAGTTCACCAGACAGACGCTGAACCAGATTGATCCTATTTACCCTCCGGGTACGTACTCCATCGGCAGCCGTAATTTCTGCCTGGTCTATGAGCCTAGCACCTTTGCTCAGGCGAGAAGTCTGGCCAAGGATGCCGGCGGTGAACTCTTCGTGCCGACTGATCAGACAGAGTTGGAAGCCGTGAAGGAGTTTCTTGCTGAGACATTGCCTGCAGGTGAGATGGCCTGGATCGGTGGCCAGCGCTCCGGCGACAAATGGACCTGGATTACGGGTGAGCCATGGAGTTTTGCAAACTGGGATCAGAACTATCCCGGAGATGGAAAGCTTGTGGCCGCCTTTGGTGCGGAATCTTCGCCATGGAGAGATCTTACTTCTTCGGATCGAGTTTCGTATATCCTGATCGAGTGGAGCAAGGACAAGGCGAAGTTTACCCCAGAGCAGCTCAGTGAAGATGCTGCCAATGTGAATGCCTCATTTGCATCTCTGCGCACGAAGGCTGAGCAGCTCTTGGCCAAGGAGAATACGGCCAGAGAAGAGCAGCATGCCGAGAACATCAAACGTCTCGAGTGGGATATTGACACCTACTTCAATGGACTCACCAAAGGGGACAAAGAAATCCAGGGCAAATTGCTTGAAGCACTCAAGACCACCTTCGTCGGTAAGGAAAGGCTTCCTGATGAGATCGAGAACAAGGGGCCTAGCCAGAAGGTCAGAGGCTTTACCAGCTACGGTTATGACAAGCAGCAGCGGATCGAAAAAGAGTTCCTCGCAGATGTGGACAAGATCCGCATGGCCTACATTCGCCAGCTCAAGAAAGTCAGGGATGACCTAGTCTCCAAAGGGCAAATCACCGCTTCCCGTTCTGTGGAAGATGAGATCTCTGCTGCGCAGAAGTCGACTAAGTCCTTCCTCGAGTTGATGGGAGTCGAGTAG
- a CDS encoding type II toxin-antitoxin system RelE family toxin, with protein sequence MPLTVCRERHFIFTSLEKRFVLRGLYGYSAAVLQIVFNEISAAELSRMDTLDQLDLLDSFQVTREKLEDMDGGDFAKLERDDKVLYRFRAKEYRIYFEVQDDLVVVHRVLHKNTFSDFLFRSKMPVGEDEALSQSKHFWKLIDEGRNARRM encoded by the coding sequence ATGCCGCTCACCGTTTGCCGGGAGCGGCATTTCATTTTTACGAGTTTGGAAAAAAGGTTCGTCCTTCGCGGGCTATATGGCTACAGTGCCGCCGTGCTTCAGATCGTATTCAATGAAATTAGTGCCGCCGAGCTATCCAGAATGGATACCTTGGATCAGCTGGATTTGTTAGATTCCTTCCAGGTCACCAGAGAAAAGCTGGAAGACATGGATGGGGGGGATTTCGCCAAGCTGGAGCGCGATGATAAAGTGCTCTACCGTTTCCGTGCCAAAGAGTATCGTATCTACTTTGAGGTACAGGATGATCTGGTCGTGGTGCACCGCGTTCTGCACAAGAACACCTTCTCAGATTTCCTCTTCCGCTCTAAAATGCCTGTCGGTGAGGATGAGGCGCTCAGCCAGAGCAAGCATTTCTGGAAGCTCATCGATGAGGGCCGCAATGCCCGCAGGATGTAA